The stretch of DNA CAGCCACCCCAAGCATCACTTGCTCGATCTGCGCATGGCCATCGACGCAGCCGTTTGCGCCGCCCACACCGGCGCAGCCGTGCTGCAATCGTACGCGCACCATCGGGCCGACCTGATCATCGACCACAAGGCGCGCAACGATCTGGTCTCGCAAGCCGACCGCGAAGCCGAAGCGGCCGTCATCGAGGCGCTGCAGTCCCGCATGCCGGGCCTGGGCATCGTAGCGGAAGAAACCGGCGGCGTGCCGCAAGGCCCGGCCACCTGGTATATCGATCCGCTGGACGGCACCACCAATTACTTGAGCGGCATTCCGCACTACGCCGTGTCCATTGCCCTAATCGCGCACGCCGGAACGCCGGTTTCGATCGACGAATCCGTCAAGGTCGACACCCCCGTGATCGGCGTGGTCTACGATCCTTGTCGTGAAGAACTGTTCACCAGCGTCTATGGTGTAGGCTCATGGCTCAACGGCCGGCGCATCGCCTGCTCGCGCACCGGCAGCCTGACCGAATCGGTCGTGGCCACCGGCTTCCCGTTCCGCGATTTTTCCTTCGCCGAACAGTACATGCCCACGCTAAATGCCGCCATCCACACCACCCGCGGCGTTCGCCGCCTGGGCGCGGCGGCGCTGGACCTGGCCTGGACGGCCTGCGGCCGCTACGACGGCTACTGGGAAATGGGCCTGGCGCCTTGGGACGTGGCCGCCGGCACGCTGATCCTGCGCGAGGCGGGCGGCATCTGCACCGATATGCACCAGGCCGACCCCTGGCCCAAGGGCGGCTACGTGGTCGCCGGCAACCCCCAGGTCCACAAAGAACTGGTCGCCATGATCGCGCCACACCTCAAGCCCGGGCAGCCCTGAGACGGCGCGCTCAAACCGGTTCGCGCAGGACCCGGCGCAGGATCTTGCCCACATTGTTCTTGGGCAACTCGTCGCAGAAGACCACCTTGCGCGGCCGCTTATAGCCCACCAGCCGCCGTCGGCAC from Bordetella sp. FB-8 encodes:
- a CDS encoding inositol monophosphatase family protein; its protein translation is MQNTSHPKHHLLDLRMAIDAAVCAAHTGAAVLQSYAHHRADLIIDHKARNDLVSQADREAEAAVIEALQSRMPGLGIVAEETGGVPQGPATWYIDPLDGTTNYLSGIPHYAVSIALIAHAGTPVSIDESVKVDTPVIGVVYDPCREELFTSVYGVGSWLNGRRIACSRTGSLTESVVATGFPFRDFSFAEQYMPTLNAAIHTTRGVRRLGAAALDLAWTACGRYDGYWEMGLAPWDVAAGTLILREAGGICTDMHQADPWPKGGYVVAGNPQVHKELVAMIAPHLKPGQP